The following are from one region of the Microbacterium sp. cx-55 genome:
- a CDS encoding alpha/beta fold hydrolase produces the protein MTVPTITLTDPEGPSAAPLLVLGPSLGTSTILWEAAAPALRARYRVTAWDLPGHGESPHPTSPFTVGELADAVAEAARAQGADRILYAGVSLGGATGLALALRHPGLVAGAAIVASGAVLGDPDSWHARAAQVRAQSTSSLIVSSAQRWFAPGSIEREPDLSGRLLHALQNADDEGYALCCEALAAYDVRSRLSEIRVPIRALWGRFDQVAPEAKAVEIAAGVPGGSADVIEGAAHLPPAEQPEATASALLDFFGSLPEGHRA, from the coding sequence ATGACTGTGCCCACCATCACCCTGACCGACCCCGAGGGGCCGTCGGCCGCGCCGCTGCTCGTTCTCGGGCCGTCGCTCGGCACGTCCACGATCCTGTGGGAGGCGGCTGCGCCCGCCCTCCGCGCGCGCTACCGCGTCACCGCCTGGGATCTGCCGGGGCACGGGGAGTCGCCGCATCCGACGTCGCCCTTCACCGTCGGCGAGCTCGCGGACGCCGTCGCGGAGGCGGCACGGGCCCAGGGCGCGGACCGCATCCTGTACGCCGGAGTGTCGCTCGGCGGCGCGACCGGACTCGCGCTCGCGCTGCGGCATCCGGGCCTCGTGGCGGGCGCGGCGATCGTCGCCTCCGGCGCGGTGCTCGGTGACCCGGACTCCTGGCACGCCCGCGCGGCGCAGGTGCGCGCGCAGTCCACGTCGTCGCTCATCGTGAGTTCTGCCCAGCGCTGGTTCGCGCCCGGGTCGATCGAGCGCGAACCCGACCTGAGCGGGCGGCTGCTGCACGCCCTGCAGAACGCCGACGACGAGGGATACGCCCTCTGCTGCGAGGCGCTCGCCGCGTACGACGTGCGCTCGCGGTTGTCCGAGATCCGGGTGCCGATCCGGGCGCTCTGGGGGCGCTTCGACCAGGTCGCCCCCGAAGCGAAGGCGGTCGAGATCGCGGCCGGCGTGCCCGGCGGCAGCGCCGACGTCATCGAGGGCGCCGCACACCTCCCGCCGGCCGAGCAGCCGGAGGCCACCGCATCCGCGCTGCTCGACTTCTTCGGCAGCCTCCCGGAAGGACACCGCGCATGA
- the pcaC gene encoding 4-carboxymuconolactone decarboxylase — protein sequence MTRPDGLTDAERHAQGMAVRRDVLGDAHVDRAVAGTVPLTADFQDLITRYAWGDIWSRPGLARRERSVAVLTALIALGHHEELAMHLRAAIRNGLTQDEIVEVILQSAIYCGVPAANTAFRIATDVFAAE from the coding sequence ATGACCCGACCCGACGGACTCACCGATGCGGAACGCCACGCGCAGGGCATGGCGGTGCGCCGCGACGTGCTCGGCGACGCGCACGTCGACCGCGCGGTTGCTGGAACCGTGCCGCTGACCGCGGACTTCCAGGACCTCATCACCCGCTACGCGTGGGGCGATATTTGGTCGCGGCCGGGACTCGCCCGCCGCGAGCGGTCGGTTGCGGTGCTCACCGCCCTCATCGCGCTCGGGCATCACGAAGAGCTCGCGATGCATCTGCGCGCAGCGATCCGCAATGGTCTGACGCAGGACGAGATCGTCGAGGTCATCCTGCAGTCGGCGATCTATTGCGGCGTGCCGGCGGCCAACACCGCCTTCCGCATCGCGACGGACGTCTTCGCGGCCGAGTGA
- the pcaH gene encoding protocatechuate 3,4-dioxygenase subunit beta, which yields MIAADPARAASEQAIKAAAPESLLASPDMPSQREITAEIAELHADAAARDARGESVPTTLYDFRPYRSSVLRHPTKNPRLVDPETIELSSPAYGQRDVAAIEADLTLQHSGEPLGERITVAGRVVDAWGRPVRNQLIEVWQANAAGRYIHQRDQHPAPLDPNFTGAGRMVTGEDGEYFFTTIKPGPYPWKNHINAWRPAHIHFSLFGTGFTQRIITQMYFPSDPLFALDPIYNTIRDQKDRDRLISTYDHDLTVPEFSMGYRWDIVVDGPDATWFEPEGEH from the coding sequence ATGATCGCTGCCGATCCGGCTCGCGCCGCCAGTGAGCAGGCCATCAAGGCCGCTGCGCCCGAGTCGCTGCTCGCCTCGCCCGATATGCCCAGCCAGCGTGAGATCACCGCGGAGATCGCGGAGCTCCACGCCGATGCCGCGGCGCGCGACGCCCGCGGCGAGTCGGTGCCGACCACGCTCTACGACTTCCGGCCGTACCGCTCGAGCGTGCTGCGCCATCCGACGAAGAACCCGCGCCTGGTCGATCCCGAGACGATCGAGCTGTCCTCGCCGGCGTACGGTCAGCGCGACGTCGCCGCGATCGAGGCCGACCTCACCCTGCAGCATTCCGGCGAACCGCTGGGCGAGCGCATCACGGTCGCCGGCCGCGTGGTCGACGCGTGGGGTCGTCCGGTGCGCAACCAGCTGATCGAGGTGTGGCAGGCGAACGCGGCCGGACGATACATTCACCAGCGCGATCAGCATCCGGCTCCCCTCGACCCGAACTTCACGGGCGCGGGGCGCATGGTGACCGGCGAGGACGGCGAGTACTTCTTCACCACGATCAAGCCGGGGCCGTACCCGTGGAAGAACCACATCAACGCGTGGCGGCCGGCGCACATCCACTTCTCGCTGTTCGGCACGGGCTTCACGCAGCGGATCATCACGCAGATGTACTTCCCGAGCGACCCGCTGTTCGCGCTCGACCCGATCTACAACACGATCCGCGACCAGAAGGACCGCGACCGCCTGATCTCGACGTACGACCACGACCTGACGGTTCCCGAGTTCTCGATGGGGTACCGCTGGGACATCGTCGTCGACGGTCCGGATGCGACGTGGTTCGAGCCCGAGGGAGAGCACTGA
- a CDS encoding 4-hydroxybenzoate 3-monooxygenase, with protein sequence MTTADRTRVAIVGAGPAGLLLSHLLAASGIESIVVDRRSREEIENTIRAGILEQGTVDLLVESGASTRVLEDGNRHDGIELRFAGEGHRIDFPSLTGRSVWLYPQHEVLRDLVAARLAAGQDLRLGITVERVEDAETTRPRVIGTDADGHPFEIEADVVVGADGSRSAVRSAVTGGIRSDLFREYPFAWFGILCDAPPSADELIYSNSPDGFALISQRSATVQRMYFQCDPDTDPDSLSDAQIWAELQARVPGTTLHEGHIFQRDVLRFRSFVAHQLRRGRVALIGDAAHTVPPTGAKGMNLAVADVVLLDRALGALLVENDERPFDAFAETALRRIWKAQHFSWWMTSMLHVAPDASQFDRERQLGELRSVVESEAGRSYLAEAYTGWPFETRLP encoded by the coding sequence ATGACCACCGCCGACCGTACGCGCGTCGCAATCGTGGGAGCGGGGCCCGCCGGCCTGCTTCTGTCGCACCTGCTGGCCGCATCCGGCATCGAGTCGATCGTGGTCGACCGGCGCTCGCGCGAAGAGATCGAGAACACGATCCGTGCCGGCATCCTCGAGCAGGGCACGGTCGATCTGCTGGTCGAGAGCGGCGCGTCGACGCGCGTTCTGGAAGACGGCAATCGGCACGACGGCATCGAGCTGCGTTTCGCCGGCGAGGGTCACCGCATCGACTTCCCCTCCCTCACCGGGCGGAGTGTGTGGCTCTATCCGCAGCACGAGGTGCTCCGCGACCTCGTCGCCGCGCGCCTCGCGGCGGGGCAGGATCTTCGCCTGGGCATCACCGTCGAACGGGTCGAAGACGCCGAGACGACCCGCCCGCGCGTGATCGGCACGGATGCGGACGGCCACCCCTTCGAGATCGAGGCGGACGTCGTCGTCGGTGCCGACGGTTCCCGATCGGCGGTGCGCTCGGCCGTCACCGGCGGCATCCGCAGCGACCTCTTCCGCGAGTACCCGTTCGCGTGGTTCGGCATCCTCTGCGATGCCCCGCCGAGCGCCGACGAGCTGATCTACAGCAACTCCCCGGACGGGTTCGCCCTGATCAGCCAGCGGAGCGCGACCGTGCAGCGGATGTACTTCCAGTGCGACCCCGACACCGACCCGGATTCCCTCAGCGACGCGCAGATCTGGGCCGAGTTGCAGGCGCGCGTGCCAGGCACGACCCTGCACGAGGGGCACATCTTCCAGCGTGACGTGCTGCGGTTCCGGAGCTTCGTCGCCCACCAGCTGCGGCGCGGCCGGGTGGCGCTGATCGGCGACGCCGCGCACACCGTGCCGCCGACGGGCGCGAAGGGGATGAATCTCGCGGTCGCCGACGTCGTGCTGCTGGACCGTGCCCTCGGCGCGCTGCTGGTCGAGAACGACGAGCGCCCCTTCGACGCGTTCGCCGAGACGGCGCTGCGCCGCATCTGGAAGGCGCAGCACTTCTCCTGGTGGATGACGAGCATGCTGCACGTGGCGCCGGATGCCTCGCAGTTCGACCGGGAACGCCAGCTCGGCGAACTGCGCTCGGTCGTGGAGTCCGAGGCCGGCCGCAGCTACCTCGCCGAGGCCTACACCGGCTGGCCGTTCGAAACCAGGCTGCCCTGA
- a CDS encoding lyase family protein, which translates to MPSDPIGALDEGLLSPVTVGADAEVSDAAILAALIEVEVALTRAWATVGTAPDAVAVAVADSLAVAGGITLARIVAASVAGGNPVIPLVGALKERVPLETRAWVHRGATSQDILDSALMLVSQRAGATVQTAMRETEQRLAVFAATHRDVAAAARTLTQHAVPTTVGARAAGWLRGVRRARIRLDETLAALPAQLGGAGGTLAAFVEIGGADAAAALPAAFAGELGLAVPDAPWHVQRWPVTELGDALVQAIDALGKLATDVATLSRTEIGELAEGAGGGSSAMPQKQNPAASVLIRSAALRAPQLAATLHLAAALAADERPDGAWHAEWPTLRELLRLALGATATGVSLVAGLRVDAAATARNLAATGGLVVAERLSLALTPLLGSDEVARIVRDAGRGSDLRALVAVALEAAVDRAPGATHPADGVDDLLDPAHYTGLAGELVDGAVRAAATTPPDPAHAAPVDDSGVLWRSYADEPAATHPGEPAGAPGSDAPTRGLPGRGLPVSGAPAPSTDVSPGSAAEAESAQ; encoded by the coding sequence TTGCCTTCTGACCCGATCGGCGCCCTCGACGAAGGACTGCTCTCGCCCGTCACGGTCGGTGCCGACGCGGAGGTGTCCGACGCGGCGATCCTCGCGGCCCTCATCGAGGTCGAGGTCGCGCTCACCCGCGCGTGGGCGACCGTCGGAACGGCACCGGATGCGGTCGCCGTCGCGGTCGCGGATTCCCTGGCCGTCGCCGGCGGGATCACGCTCGCGCGGATCGTCGCCGCATCCGTGGCCGGCGGGAACCCCGTCATTCCGCTCGTCGGGGCGTTGAAGGAGCGCGTGCCGCTCGAGACGCGCGCGTGGGTGCACCGCGGTGCGACGAGCCAGGACATCCTCGACTCCGCGCTCATGCTCGTCTCGCAGCGGGCCGGGGCGACGGTGCAGACCGCGATGCGGGAGACCGAGCAGCGGCTCGCCGTGTTCGCCGCGACGCACCGCGACGTCGCCGCCGCCGCCCGAACGCTCACGCAGCACGCCGTGCCCACCACCGTCGGCGCCCGCGCGGCGGGCTGGCTGCGCGGTGTGCGGCGCGCCCGCATCCGGCTCGATGAGACTCTGGCGGCGCTTCCCGCGCAGCTCGGCGGAGCCGGCGGCACCCTCGCCGCGTTCGTCGAGATCGGCGGAGCGGATGCGGCCGCCGCCCTCCCCGCCGCGTTCGCCGGTGAGCTCGGGCTCGCCGTCCCGGACGCCCCGTGGCACGTGCAGCGCTGGCCGGTCACCGAGCTCGGCGATGCGCTGGTGCAGGCGATCGACGCCCTCGGCAAACTCGCGACCGACGTCGCCACCCTCAGCCGCACCGAGATCGGTGAGCTGGCCGAGGGGGCGGGGGGCGGCTCGAGCGCGATGCCGCAGAAGCAGAATCCCGCGGCATCCGTGCTGATCCGCTCCGCGGCACTACGGGCCCCGCAGCTCGCCGCGACCCTGCACCTGGCCGCGGCGCTGGCGGCGGACGAGCGTCCGGACGGAGCCTGGCACGCGGAGTGGCCGACGCTGCGGGAGCTGCTGCGCCTCGCGCTCGGCGCCACGGCGACCGGGGTGTCGCTCGTGGCGGGCCTCCGCGTCGACGCCGCGGCGACTGCCCGGAACCTGGCCGCGACCGGCGGCCTCGTCGTCGCCGAACGCCTTTCGCTCGCCCTGACCCCGCTCCTCGGCTCCGACGAGGTCGCGCGCATTGTCCGCGACGCCGGCCGCGGCAGCGACCTGCGGGCGCTCGTCGCGGTGGCGCTCGAGGCGGCGGTCGATCGCGCGCCGGGCGCGACGCATCCGGCGGATGGCGTCGACGACCTGCTCGATCCGGCGCACTACACCGGGCTGGCCGGGGAGCTCGTCGACGGTGCGGTGCGTGCGGCGGCGACAACTCCTCCAGATCCTGCGCATGCGGCCCCAGTGGACGATTCGGGCGTGTTGTGGAGGAGTTACGCAGACGAGCCGGCGGCCACCCACCCCGGCGAGCCGGCGGGGGCTCCGGGTTCTGACGCGCCGACGCGTGGTTTGCCGGGTCGTGGTTTGCCGGTTTCTGGCGCGCCGGCGCCTTCGACCGACGTGTCGCCCGGCTCCGCGGCTGAGGCGGAGAGCGCGCAATGA
- a CDS encoding IclR family transcriptional regulator, translating into MSDGVLRRAMDVLAAFTDDDPQLTASQLAARSGLALSTVHRLIGMMVELGMLTRTPGHRYAVGARLWEIGELSPLAAHLRETALPHMVRLYEATGENVHLAVLDDPTPAAASAIFVGRITGRGSVPTISRSGGRHPLHATGVGKALLATRDEGWLEAYLAAPLELETRLSITDPVRLRADIERARGRGYATTREEMTLGNFSVAAALGVVPGLPVAAIGIVAHLDDAHHERRLAPLVMQAAKDLTRALRHPDSH; encoded by the coding sequence ATGAGTGACGGTGTGCTGCGGCGGGCGATGGACGTGCTGGCCGCCTTCACCGACGACGATCCGCAGCTCACCGCGAGTCAACTGGCCGCCCGCTCGGGGCTCGCGCTGTCGACCGTGCACCGCCTGATCGGCATGATGGTGGAGCTCGGGATGCTGACGCGCACCCCCGGACATCGGTACGCCGTGGGGGCGCGACTGTGGGAGATCGGCGAGCTCTCACCGCTCGCGGCGCACCTGCGCGAGACCGCGCTGCCGCACATGGTGCGGTTGTACGAGGCGACGGGCGAGAACGTGCATCTCGCGGTGCTCGACGATCCGACTCCGGCGGCCGCGTCCGCCATCTTCGTCGGGCGCATCACGGGACGCGGATCGGTTCCGACGATCAGCCGAAGCGGCGGGCGCCACCCGCTGCACGCGACGGGCGTCGGTAAGGCGCTCCTCGCCACGCGCGACGAGGGCTGGCTCGAGGCGTACCTCGCGGCGCCGCTGGAGCTCGAGACGCGGTTGTCGATCACCGATCCGGTGCGGCTGCGGGCAGATATCGAGCGGGCGCGGGGGCGTGGGTACGCGACCACCCGTGAGGAGATGACGCTCGGCAACTTCTCGGTCGCCGCGGCACTCGGCGTCGTGCCGGGCCTGCCGGTGGCGGCCATCGGGATCGTGGCTCATCTCGACGACGCCCATCACGAGCGGCGCCTCGCCCCGCTCGTGATGCAGGCCGCGAAGGATCTGACGCGCGCGCTTCGGCATCCGGATTCCCACTGA
- a CDS encoding 3-oxoacid CoA-transferase subunit B, translating into MTTRISRDDLARRIAADIPEGAYVNLGIGAPTLVANFLPAGDEIILHTENGLLGMGPAPEAGRIDPDLINAGKQPVTALAGAAYFHHADSFAMMRGGHLDVCVLGAFQVAQNGDLANWSTGEPGAIPAVGGAMDLAIGAKDVYVMTDLLTKTGGSKLVAECTYPLTGVGCVSRVYTDHAVFDVTAEGFAVRELFGENTIDDLRALTGLDLIDAASPRPAASEGMNR; encoded by the coding sequence ATGACCACCCGCATCTCGCGCGACGATCTGGCCCGGCGGATCGCCGCCGACATCCCGGAGGGCGCCTACGTCAACCTCGGCATCGGGGCGCCGACCCTCGTCGCGAACTTCCTTCCCGCGGGCGACGAGATCATCCTGCACACCGAGAACGGACTGCTCGGGATGGGGCCCGCGCCGGAGGCCGGACGGATCGATCCCGACCTGATCAACGCGGGCAAGCAGCCGGTCACGGCGCTGGCCGGGGCGGCGTACTTCCATCACGCCGACTCGTTCGCGATGATGCGCGGCGGTCATCTCGACGTGTGCGTGCTCGGCGCGTTCCAGGTCGCGCAGAACGGCGACCTGGCGAACTGGTCGACGGGTGAGCCCGGCGCGATTCCCGCGGTGGGCGGTGCGATGGATCTCGCGATCGGCGCGAAGGACGTCTACGTCATGACCGACCTGCTCACCAAGACGGGCGGCTCCAAGCTGGTCGCCGAGTGCACCTATCCGCTCACCGGTGTCGGCTGCGTCTCGCGGGTCTACACCGATCACGCCGTGTTCGATGTGACGGCCGAGGGGTTCGCCGTTCGCGAGCTGTTCGGTGAGAACACGATCGACGACTTGCGGGCTCTAACCGGGCTCGACCTGATCGACGCCGCGTCCCCGCGGCCCGCCGCTTCCGAAGGGATGAACCGATGA
- a CDS encoding 3-oxoacid CoA-transferase subunit A, with product MIDKTVTDVDAAVAGIPDGATVMIGGFGRAGQPVELIDALIAQGASDLTIVNNNAGNGDTGLAALLAKRRVRKIICSFPRQSDSWVFDGLYRAGEIELEIVPQGNLAERIRAAGAGIGAFFSPTGVGTVLAEGKEARVIEGREYVLEYPIRADFALISALRGDRWGNLVFRETARNFGPVMATAATTTIVQVDEVVPLGELDPETVVTPGIFVDRLVAVGSRRWLEDGAFVGGVDIEGRPNAAPAPASAATTDPAPAPASKEDAR from the coding sequence GTGATCGACAAGACCGTGACCGACGTCGACGCCGCCGTCGCCGGAATTCCGGATGGCGCGACCGTGATGATCGGCGGATTCGGCCGCGCCGGGCAGCCCGTCGAACTCATCGACGCGCTCATCGCCCAGGGGGCGAGCGACCTGACCATCGTCAACAACAACGCGGGCAACGGCGATACCGGACTCGCGGCGCTGCTCGCGAAGCGGCGCGTGCGCAAGATCATCTGCTCGTTCCCGCGTCAGAGCGATTCCTGGGTCTTCGACGGCCTGTACCGCGCCGGTGAGATCGAGCTCGAGATCGTGCCGCAGGGCAACCTCGCCGAGCGCATCCGTGCCGCCGGGGCGGGCATCGGAGCATTCTTCTCGCCCACGGGGGTGGGAACCGTGCTGGCCGAAGGGAAGGAAGCCCGGGTGATCGAGGGGCGCGAGTACGTGCTGGAGTATCCGATCCGCGCGGACTTCGCCCTGATCAGCGCCCTCCGCGGAGACCGCTGGGGCAACCTGGTGTTCCGCGAGACGGCGCGGAACTTCGGGCCCGTGATGGCGACGGCCGCGACGACCACGATCGTGCAGGTAGACGAGGTCGTGCCGCTCGGTGAACTCGACCCCGAGACCGTCGTGACCCCGGGAATCTTCGTCGACCGCCTGGTTGCGGTCGGATCCCGCCGCTGGCTGGAGGATGGTGCCTTCGTCGGCGGCGTCGACATCGAGGGCCGCCCGAACGCCGCGCCCGCGCCCGCCTCCGCCGCCACGACAGACCCCGCGCCCGCCCCCGCCTCGAAGGAGGATGCACGATGA
- a CDS encoding IclR family transcriptional regulator domain-containing protein, with protein sequence MSDSGSADAGATGEFVQSLARGLAVIRAFDAEHPALSLSDVARRTGLPRAAARRFLHTLETLGYVRSDARQFALTPRVLELGFSYLSALSLPEIVQPHLEILSREVEESVSAAVRDGTDIVYIARVPTRRIMSVRITIGTRFPAYATSMGRVLLAGLDPAEADAVLAASDLQARAPRTLTDLDGLRDELARVRTQGFAVVDGELEAGLRSIAVPVHDKDGAVSAAVNVSTSSTRAPIETLTGTYLPLLRAATARIEADSRLV encoded by the coding sequence GTGAGTGACTCAGGATCCGCGGATGCGGGCGCGACTGGCGAGTTCGTGCAGTCGCTCGCGCGCGGTCTCGCCGTCATCCGCGCGTTCGATGCGGAGCATCCTGCCCTGTCGCTGAGCGATGTCGCGCGGCGCACCGGTCTGCCGCGCGCGGCGGCGCGGCGGTTCCTGCACACCCTGGAGACCCTCGGCTACGTGCGAAGCGATGCCCGGCAGTTCGCGCTCACGCCCCGCGTGCTCGAGCTCGGGTTCAGCTATCTGTCGGCGCTGTCGTTGCCGGAGATCGTGCAGCCGCACCTCGAGATCCTGTCGCGTGAGGTCGAGGAGAGCGTGTCGGCGGCGGTGCGCGACGGGACCGACATCGTCTACATCGCGCGCGTGCCGACGCGTCGCATCATGAGCGTCCGCATCACGATCGGCACCCGGTTTCCCGCGTACGCGACGAGTATGGGGCGCGTCCTGCTCGCGGGGCTCGACCCGGCGGAGGCGGATGCGGTGCTCGCCGCATCCGACCTCCAGGCCCGTGCGCCGCGCACCCTCACCGACCTCGACGGTCTGCGCGATGAACTCGCGCGCGTGCGGACGCAGGGTTTCGCCGTCGTCGATGGCGAGCTGGAAGCCGGGCTGCGGTCGATCGCGGTGCCCGTGCACGACAAGGACGGTGCGGTGTCGGCGGCCGTCAATGTCTCCACGAGCAGCACTCGGGCCCCGATCGAGACCCTGACGGGCACGTACCTGCCGTTGCTGCGCGCGGCGACGGCGCGGATCGAAGCCGACTCGCGCCTCGTCTGA
- a CDS encoding DoxX family protein — MSAARTIARWALGAGLVFAGTGHLTFARQSFVAQVPQWLPLPVDLVVVASGVVEIALGLALILLARHRVLVGWIVAAFFVAVFPGNIEQFVRGTDAFGLDTDLARGIRLLFQPLLVVWALWSTGAWRAWRTRNARERPVAPAR, encoded by the coding sequence ATGAGCGCTGCCCGGACGATCGCCCGCTGGGCGCTCGGGGCGGGCCTCGTCTTCGCCGGCACGGGCCACCTGACCTTCGCGCGGCAGTCGTTCGTCGCGCAGGTGCCGCAGTGGCTGCCCCTGCCGGTCGATCTCGTGGTCGTCGCTTCGGGCGTGGTCGAGATCGCGCTCGGGCTGGCCCTCATTCTTCTGGCACGACACCGCGTGCTCGTCGGCTGGATCGTCGCCGCATTCTTCGTCGCCGTGTTCCCCGGCAACATCGAGCAGTTCGTGCGCGGTACGGATGCGTTCGGCCTCGACACCGACCTCGCCCGCGGCATCCGCCTCCTCTTCCAGCCACTGCTGGTCGTCTGGGCGCTCTGGTCGACCGGCGCCTGGCGCGCGTGGCGCACCCGGAACGCGCGCGAACGGCCGGTTGCGCCCGCACGCTGA
- the pcaG gene encoding protocatechuate 3,4-dioxygenase subunit alpha: MSDTGNDTGLSDAPSVTEDFRAAGLSRARAAIADDRGPAAHAPTGGQTIGPFFAFGLQYPKMHEVVFPHTPGAIVVGGTVYDGAGAPIPDACVEIWGADSDGTISRERGSRRRDDHTFTGFGRAFTTDEGRYEFWTRNPGAEPGKAPFFAVVVFARGLPNKLHTRIYLPEDAAALAADPLLSELSDAERATLVATRTPEGYLRHDIRLQGEKETVFLAF, encoded by the coding sequence ATGAGCGATACCGGCAACGACACCGGGCTGAGCGACGCGCCGTCGGTCACCGAGGACTTCCGCGCGGCGGGCCTCAGCCGCGCACGCGCCGCGATCGCCGACGACCGGGGACCGGCCGCGCACGCGCCCACCGGCGGGCAGACGATCGGCCCGTTCTTCGCATTCGGCCTGCAGTACCCGAAGATGCACGAGGTCGTCTTTCCGCACACCCCCGGCGCGATCGTCGTCGGCGGCACGGTCTACGACGGTGCGGGAGCACCGATCCCCGACGCGTGCGTCGAGATCTGGGGTGCCGACAGCGACGGCACGATCTCGCGGGAGCGCGGCTCGCGCCGCCGCGACGACCACACCTTCACCGGTTTCGGTCGCGCGTTCACGACCGACGAAGGACGCTACGAGTTCTGGACGCGCAACCCCGGCGCCGAGCCCGGCAAAGCACCGTTCTTCGCCGTCGTCGTGTTCGCGCGCGGGCTGCCGAACAAGCTGCACACCCGCATCTACCTGCCCGAAGACGCGGCCGCGCTCGCGGCCGACCCGCTGCTGTCGGAGCTGAGCGACGCCGAGCGCGCTACGCTCGTGGCGACGCGAACGCCCGAGGGATATCTCCGCCACGACATCCGATTGCAGGGCGAGAAGGAGACCGTGTTCCTTGCCTTCTGA
- a CDS encoding thiolase family protein: MTGTYIYDAVRTPFGRAGGALSGVRPDDLAALVMRTTAERAGLDPARIDEVIFGDANQAGEDNRNVARFGALLAGFPSSVPGVTVNRLCGSSVESVIQGSRAIETGDAAIVLAGGVESMSRAPFVVEKSPKPWPAAGNPTMWNTAIGWRMVNPALRSDWTISNGESAEKLAQIYGISREEQDAFALLSHRRAADAWAAGIYDGEIVQVDGYELARDESIRPDTTPEKMAGLKPLFAKDGSVTAGNSSPINDGASAVLLGAEGALDVEPLARITGRGVFGNDPDVFGVAPVEAANRALARAGRTWADVDFVELNEAFAAQSLACAKLWPDLDPTNLNIHGGALAIGHPLGASGGRIIGHAAHELVRRGGGVAVAAICIGVGQGLAVVLER; encoded by the coding sequence ATGACCGGTACCTACATCTACGACGCCGTCCGCACGCCGTTCGGGCGCGCCGGTGGGGCACTGTCGGGCGTCCGCCCCGACGACCTCGCGGCGCTCGTCATGCGCACGACCGCCGAGCGCGCCGGACTCGACCCGGCCCGGATCGACGAGGTGATCTTCGGCGATGCCAACCAGGCCGGCGAAGACAACCGCAACGTCGCACGCTTCGGCGCGCTTCTGGCGGGCTTTCCCTCGAGCGTTCCCGGCGTGACGGTGAACCGGCTCTGCGGGTCGTCGGTCGAGTCCGTGATCCAGGGGTCGCGGGCGATCGAGACCGGTGACGCCGCTATCGTGCTGGCGGGCGGCGTCGAGTCGATGAGCCGCGCGCCCTTCGTCGTGGAGAAGTCGCCGAAGCCGTGGCCGGCGGCCGGCAACCCCACGATGTGGAACACGGCGATCGGATGGCGGATGGTGAACCCCGCCCTCCGGTCGGACTGGACGATCTCGAACGGGGAGTCCGCAGAGAAGCTCGCGCAGATCTACGGGATCTCCCGAGAGGAGCAGGACGCGTTCGCCCTACTCAGCCACCGCCGGGCCGCCGATGCGTGGGCGGCCGGAATCTACGACGGCGAGATCGTGCAGGTCGACGGGTATGAGCTCGCGCGCGACGAGAGCATCCGCCCCGACACGACGCCGGAGAAGATGGCCGGTCTGAAGCCGCTGTTCGCGAAGGACGGCTCGGTGACGGCCGGCAACTCCTCGCCGATCAACGACGGTGCGTCGGCCGTACTGCTGGGCGCGGAGGGTGCGCTCGACGTCGAGCCGCTGGCCCGAATCACGGGGCGCGGTGTGTTCGGCAACGATCCCGATGTGTTCGGGGTCGCCCCCGTGGAAGCAGCGAACCGTGCGCTCGCGCGGGCCGGTCGTACCTGGGCGGATGTGGACTTCGTCGAACTGAACGAGGCCTTCGCCGCGCAGTCACTGGCGTGCGCGAAGCTCTGGCCCGACCTGGATCCGACGAACCTCAACATCCACGGCGGCGCTCTCGCCATCGGGCACCCCCTGGGGGCCTCGGGCGGCCGCATCATCGGACACGCGGCGCACGAACTCGTCCGCCGTGGCGGCGGCGTCGCGGTCGCCGCGATCTGCATCGGCGTCGGGCAGGGTCTCGCCGTCGTTCTCGAACGCTGA